The DNA window GTACCCCCAATTTTccaatgtatatatttattatagatatataaatatatatttcttgagatcgtatttttatgtagttgaaacatatatataatataattaatacatGGTCTTATGTTGGGCTATGGGTTGATCATCATCATGAGTAGTGGATCTTGAAAGTGaccctaataatatatatgtatatataaatattgttaTATTAATTTGCAGCACAAAGGAAAGTTCGATGTTGAACTTGGTGATGACCGTGTTTCACGTGGTTTTCTTTGGGTTCATAATAATTGGTGGGTTTTCCAAAGGGAGGTTGGAGAACTTGGTAAAGCCTAATGGATTAGCTCCCCATGGAATTAGAAGCGTTGTAGATGGGGCAGCAATAGTCTACTTCGGTTATATAGGCTATGATTCAGCTTCAACCATGGCAGAAGAGATCCAAAACCCTTCAAAAAGTCTTCCAATTGGGATTGTTGGTTCAGTTGTCATTACCTCTCTTGTTTATTGCCTAATGAGCTTCTCTTTGTGTTTAATGGTCCCTTATAATGAGGTCAGTACTACTAAATTAACTTTATTTTGATAacctaaaatatttttaaaaaattgaaaactgaTCACCAAATATCTACTATAACTATACCATCATATATATACTACAAGAAATAATGTCACTTTTGTCAGCATATTTTTGTGTTGGCGAAAGTTTGATATGGCGCTGGTAAAATGAAATTTACTTCtaatgtgttggcaaaaggggtTGACAAATCAACGTTGGTATtaaaacttttgccagcacaaaataaaaagcaatgacaaaaataatttttctcagcACGTAAATACGTTGgtaaaaattagattttagtCACTGCAAATGTGCGCTGGTAAAACTTATTGATCTATTTGCCAACGCAGTTTGCAAAATGTGCtgataaaagttatttttatcaGCGAAGTAGCAAAGTGTGCTGATAAAAGTGACCTTTCTTGTAGTATTTGAccgaaataaaaatataatagaaaACACCCTTACAATAAAAGTGAAATTAATGTCCCACCTAAAAAGCttctcataaatatataaatatataatgtgcatcataatgaaattaaaatatgtatgtatatagaTAGAAGAAAAAGCATCATTTTCAATGGGTTTTGAGAGCATAGGGTGGAATTGGGCTGGTAATGTTGTAGGAGCAGGAGCAAGCTTGGGCATTGTAGCTTCTCTATTGGTGGCCATGTTAGGCCAAGCTAGGTACCTTTGTGTGATTGgaagggctcgtttggtaccATCATGGTTAGCTAAGGTGCACCCTTCAACAGGCACCCCCATGAATGCCACACTCTTTTTGggtaattaattatacatataatcCTTATTACTATTATCTTATTGTTCTCTAAATAAATCAAGTGTTTACAtatggatatatatataaaataatcacaCTATATAGGTACACTATTTTTATCTTTATTGATAAGGAGTCTCCATTTCTCAATACTTAGATAAATTATACAATTCAAATTTTCTTGTATATACATGTACTCGTGTTTAAAAAATTGAGAATATAATTTATAGtgaaaataagatttaaacaTTTTTGACACAAGCATATACTTGTATTTTTCATGTACttgtaattgatttttttaactgtattttcaatattaataattttttaaaatatattaaaatctaatataaaatatgtactataactacaatatataaactatcctaaaaaatgaatatttataatttcttaTAGTATTTAAAACATAAGAGATGTTGTTATATATTAGTAGAGACAAAAGTGTTACCCTGCATATAGTGGcctcataattattaattaatttttttgacctaattaaaatatataatatgtttttTGGGTGCATATATATAGATCAAGACAAAAAACCACAATTTATAATTCTTAAAACATATAGAAACCCTCCCATGCAACTTCTCTCTTTAAATCTTTAAAcaaatagatttttttaagatataactgatcatatataattaactatttcaGCACTacccaaataaatatatatattgcaattcttaattaatgatttatatgtatataatataggaTTTTGCACAGCATCAATAGCTCTGTTCACAGACTTGGAAATAGTAGTGCAAATGATCTCGATCGGCACACTAGTGGTATTCTACTTAGTAGCCAATGCTCTCATCTACCGGCGTTACGTTATCATAGGCAacaactcttcatataaaatcctcttctttctcttcctcctCTCAATCACAGCCATTGGATTTTCCTTCTCTTGGAAATACTACCACTGGTGGGGTCTACTCCTCTTTGGTGGGTCCAACCTCACCATAGTATTCCTATTCCAGTGCTACGTGAAGGTGCCTTGCGTGGCATCTTTTGGTTGGTCAGTCCCTTACATGCCTTGGCCACCAGCCTTGTCTATTTTCCTCAATGCATTTCTAATGACCACTCTCAAGAAGTTGTCTTTCCAGAGGTTTGGGATTTGGACTATTCTAATTACTTTGTTTTATATGCTTTATGGGGTCCACAGGACTTATCAAGCTGAGGAGACTAGTACACGTCATCATGACATGGtggtaataataaataataataataataatattgatctTATTAGTAGTCATGAccaaactaataataataataataagttggaCAATATTAATAATCATCAAGTTATGTCTGTAATTACCCAAGTTTGATGACTTGGTCACTGATGATGtaattaatgtgtttttttgcttgaatattatattaattattaattaattacaactcCCCCTAACCAAAAGTTTATATATAGTTTCTCTAATTTGTATCTTATTGTTTGTTATTGTGTAAAAGGTttaggggggtgattgtgacaattgtaaattaattgtttgtgaattttatgagttcctatttatggaaatgcATATATAGAAAAGGAATTCAtataaaaagcaaaaaaaaaaaaaaagattgttgtgattatgagctgtgttttttttcttttcttgatgTGACAAAATTTTTGGACCATGCATGCATGCAGTCTCTAGTTATTATGTgtagtttgtttatttttactGTAATGATATTCCATCTTCAACCCGAGGGAAAGAGCTCATCGATCACATATGCATGCAAAGtgatcaatttttaaaattactcCTAATTATCTATgctaaattatatataccaataaaaatatAGGGACACAATTTtatcccgtgatgtactttcacggaatgtatttcaTGATGTACAACCGTTAGATGGGAGAGTTATTTGATTTGAGGACTGGggttgatctaggggtaattaagattaaaaaatagtaaagacccatctaatgtactcTGAGATCCATTTAATATACTACGGATTGGACTCCTTCTAATATCATATCCAATACTCATATATAAGAGGGTATTTATTGGACTACTATCCAGATCTGATCTAATTATATATTGAATGTTAAATTTTACCATTTGATCCGATCTAATTAATTTCAGTCATCCAATTAATTCAACATCCATTGaatgttggattggatcagttttATCATTGaatgtatttaatttatatatatttattaatttaatttaggtTTACCCAATATtttaaacatattattttttgGATCGAATCGGATAATCCATCCAATTATTTAGATCCAATGTATTAAATTGGACTGGATCTATccaattaaagaaaaagaaagtaaaattttaatgttaattttcaaatatataaataaattttacgtataataatatatataaaatataattactaattcaaactaaatgaaaatattaattagtttgATTGTATAAGAATGTATTGAATTTCTGGACACCTCATCCACCATTTGATACGATCCAActggatatttaaaaatatatagcaTCCAAACCGATCCGATCACAATTAGATATTCAATGTTTAGTGATCGATTATAACTATATTGGTCGATTTTCATTAGATTGGATCAATTTATGcacactcatatatatatatatgcatatgttGATATAAGTTGTATACGATCTCTAATCAACCGTGAAGATAGAGCTAGATTGAAGAGCGAAGAACCcatctatatatgcatacacTGAGATTGAGAAATGAAAtggtatataaataataatattattacatTATATTTATCAGTCAACAACACGTTAAAATGACGAGTCGCATATTAAAGATCTATATTATTACTAGGTATAATTTTAGTGCATATTTGTGCAAGTATATATATACCATAATTACTCTCTAGATATAAACGTACCTGCTCTTATTTGGGGGAGTGGGGTGGGCATGcgcaattatatatatttattcgtgTGAAGAAGACAGGGGGAGAGACGGCGGCAGAGATCATCATCATCGTATAGTAATAATGAAAAAAGTTTAAGATCAAAGAAAGAGATCGATGGATATGTGATGTGATGATGAGATAATCATCATGTTCattcatatatgtatatatatatgtatgcatgTGGTTGTGGTAGTTgtggattttatatatatttggttaCCATGATGTTTATTGCCCTATTTTGACTGCCAAACAGCACTTGATTAATCGAGTATAGTACGTACACACTTCATCCATGGTGTAATTGTGTTGTTCACACCACGtaataaagatatatatgttatttttcaatGGTGGTGGAGAGACCAACTTATGTACACATGTTGactttatttcttttctatatatattcatatgttTATAGTCTTAACAAACATCATCCACTGCAAgaaagcaaaagaaaaaaaaaattattcttttttagacttttaaaaaaattaatgaataatTTCATAACAATATATGGCCTAGTCTAATATTACTAACAATTGATAAATATGAATTAGATTAGATTagccctaaataaaacaattGATAAAGATTGTTACacaacaaaaaatcttacttttagtcacaacaaaacttgtaactaaaaataaaataattgtgactataattataaattattatttctatgttgtgactaaattaaAAGTCAGTGTGGCTAAAGGtcttagtcacaaaaattacaatttattgtaactaaatgtattttagtcacaatacttgttatgactaaaactaaattagtgacaacttgtaactaagactatattttagtcacaagtaatatttttttgtgactaattaaaagtcacatttagtcacaaaaaaattatggttAAACTAAAAAAGGTATGATTAAGAAGAAACTAAGACACTAATTCTTACGTGGTTGGAACATTAACAAGCCTTAGTCCATGTGTCACTGTTAAGCTCTTGGCTATGATGTTTTACACTGTATTTCTAGTTTTTGGACACTAGAAATTCTAACCATTTGCATGGGGTTCATgccatatttataggcaagttGTTGATAAATCGGGTTGACCCAGACCCATTAGGGTTCTTGTTAGTACAAAAAGTCTACTGATAGGGTAAAATATAACATATTCTGAGTGTTGAcctcacttttagccaacgacagtgagtcttaattaaaatgataagattaaataaataattaaaagaaaagataataagtaaaaaaataccagaatttatagaggttcggccCCGTAATaatggtaatagcctactcccctttttTGTTGCATTAACTTGTGAGATAAAGAATGAAGTATTCCTTCTTGAAAGCTCTTACAAAGATCTCTGAGtaattttctcttagatcatgATTCCACTCTTGAGTGTTCTCTCTAATTAATTTTGTCCCTCTAAATAGCGAAATGAGACCACTATATATAGGAGCTAATTACATAGTAATGGTTTCCCttaatttataagaaataaaataGGAAATGAACATGTTTCCAATGAGAAAATCAGAAAATCTAGGCTGATTGCTTTTATTCTCTGAATGTAAAAATTAATCCCACAAAAGTAGGGATTGCTTCGTGACATGCAAGTTTGGAGATAGTATGATCACTTTTGAAATTGCCAACTCACATCCCATGGCTGGTACATGCAAGTTTTTCACACAATTGAGCTGGTCGGATGTCCACCAATGACTCTGCTCGGACATCCTACTATGTCTGTATGACTTGGATCttcatatatcaaattttatggGCTGCTAGGAGTAAAACCATCTGCCTAGATTGAGAAATATAAGACACGTGTCATCCAGTCAAGTGCCACATCCCGGTgcaaaaattaggataacatttgcccgCAAGTCTGTGTGGGACCTTTAGTGCACGTGGActtcatgttggaaattattttaccaggatctagatttactaacaagtatgttggattaacaacctaatatgaattctaaaacaataaaaataaacacatataaagttaagaaaaccttacagtgggtgcagcagaataatatgactccttccattcagatctctagcccttgattcctttctgtagcagagcataatcaagatctgaacctggatcttcttttctccttctttgatgcagaatttacatagtcttacatactatgattgaggtaccacttgatgtgtgtgggcactactcatcactcaaggttttGAAAATacagagaggaaaagagagagaaagtggcctgtggcttttctctgaaggaaacaatgtgtgaAGAAGTTgtgtgtttcctgaagccaacactttctatttatagaattccctctaggtttaggttagaattgtatggcattaaaataatgaaaactatAAATGGTAATTGCTGTGCATAGTAGGCGGCCAAACAAGtgatattgggcctcactttgcaattttaccattttgttatttttcattctcattttctcaaaaatgccaattttccaatttaaccttttaaatgccaattctaattatttaataacttaaaaataattattaaataatattgtcatttaatatatttattaatttagacatataaagtctcttaattaataaataaacctagaatctcttttctttacaatttcgcccttgcttagtgaaaattcataaagtagacacagtctaacttttagaattttaattgattaattaaaatcaattaactgagtcttacaagcagtatggtctcaactagtatggggaccatgggtctatataaccgagcttccaataagttgaactgaatttaccaagtaaattccataacttattaattcctcattgaatccacacttagaacttggaattgcactctcagtcatatagaacgctctatatgttccatgatatagacacgtcattagttatccattgttataaccctaatgtgatcaatgatcctctatatagatgatttacactgaaaaggcactactgttaccgctacaccttcaatgtattttatccttaaaatacttaaccctgtataaatgatatttcagctaagtgaaatgagatctccaccatttatcttcgtttggttaagctcgaaggaaattatcctttactttctatttgccaaatagaagctatagattccatatttatgttagcgctcccactcaattgcactaccgtgttcccaaaatgtacgtatcaccctgacccaaaagtaggcttaactaacaaatcaaagaacacgagtaacactcttgagattgaacctaaccatatcaggattaagatcatttgatctagggtcaacaggtgatattgaattgaatagatattacaggtgttatttctgatctttattaataagtaaatctgattatatgaaatgagttttatttagggcataaaacccaacacttcatTCGGCTAGGAAGTTGTTCGAATGTGTGACATGTGTCCTAGTTGTTGAATTTGATCTAACGTGGCTTGATTGAGAGTCTCTTCAGTGTCTGGGGCATTAAATGCCTCTTAAAAGTTGTATCTCGAGTCACACACTAACAGTTGAGTGATACCGCATGTGTGATGTATGTACTTCATAATGACAGATTATCTCAAACAAAAGAAAGGATGGGCTCTGTTGGCTTTAGCTGGAGAACCTTACCCTGAATCTCAGCTGGTAACTAATGTCCTCTCTGATATTGATATTAATTATCTCACTATTGTGTTACAGATTGATCAAACTAGACCAAAAACCACCTGGCAAGAGCTTCAAGAAATGCTTCTTAGCTTTGACAACAAGATAGAGAGACTCCAGGCTCTCTCAACCAACCACAACAAGCTTCCAAACACCTTTTCTGAGCCTCAAGCCAACTTTGCTCATAAACCTCAACCTGGAAGCCAAGGCAGAGGTTCAAATCACTACTCTCACAACCATGGTGGTAGACACTCTAATAGAGGAGGAAGAGCTTGAGGTAAGAGAATCTTTAGTGGCAAATTTGATAATTCCAAACCCACCTACCAGGTTTGTGGAAAATATGGTCACTCAATTGCATTGTGTTATAATCGCTTTGATGAACATTATATGGGGTCAGATCCAAACAACACCACTCAAGGCAAGAACAACAACCCATCTGCTTTTGTTGCTACACCTAGGCCTGGTTTCCTGACAGTGGAGCCAGCAACCATATCACCTCTGATGCAGCCTCAATGACTCAAAAACAAGACTATGGTGGTAAGGAAAAAGTAACAGTTGGTAATGGTACACAGCTTACTATCTCTCATCTTCGTAATGGAGTTTTATTCACTAACACTGGAAAACCATTACTATTGAAAGAAATGATGTTAGTTCTAGAAATAGCCAAAAATTTACTCAGTGTATCCAAACACACCCATGACAATAATGTACGCATTGAATTTCATTCTGATTGTTGTGTTGTGAAGGACAAGCTAACAAGGAAAGTTCTTCTTCAAAGGATGCTTAAGGATGGTCTCTACCAGCTCCAAACACCATCAACCAAGTCTGTTGTTCATGTTCCAAGTTCAATCGAGTCCAATAAAATCAAGAGTCAAGTTTTTTCTGGTGTTTCTATCAAGTTCAATGTAGATCAGTCTAAATCTGATCAATTTTCTATTTCAGAAGGAGATGTATGGCATAGGAGACTAAATCATCCATCTCCCAAAGTCTTGAGTCAGGTTATAAGTTCTTGTCAAGTTAAAATTACCAACAAGGAAATGAACCACTTTTGTGATGCTTGTCAATTTAGAAAATCACATGCACTACCTTTTAAACACTCAAATAGCAAAGCCAAAAACATTCTTGATCTAATTCATAGTGACCTATGGGGACCCTCACCAATTATGTCAAACAATGGCTTTAAATTTTACATACACTTTGTTGATGATTGCACTCGGTTCTCTTGGATCTATCCTTTGAAAACAAAGGCTGAAGCAAGTGAAGCCTTTCTGTAGTTCAAAGTGTTTGTTGAAACAcaatttgagagaaaaatcaaaggCCTTAAGGACATATTGGGGAGAGAAATATCAGGCCCTACAAGATATAGCCATACATAGCCAATGGAATCAATTTCCATCACTCATATCCTCACTTCTTAGCTCAAAATGGCAGGGCTGAGAGGAAACACATACACATTGTCGAAATGGGACTCACACTTTTAGCACAAGCACACATGCCACTCAAATACTGGTGGGAGGCTTTCCAAACATCTGTGTACTTAATTAATAGGCTACCAACACCTATTCTTGACCATAAATCACCATTTGAGGTTCTGCATAATAAGAAACCAGACTATGCTTTCTTAAAAACTTTTAGTGTTGCTTGTTTTCCTTGCATCAGACCATATAAATTACATATGTTTCAGTTCCACTCACTCAAATGTGTTAACCTAGGATATAGTGACTCTCACAAAGGCCACAAATGCTTAACACCTACTGGAAAAATTTACATCTCCAAAAATATTGTCTTCAATGAGCTTGAGTTTCCTTTCAAATTAGGATTTCTCAATAATTATCAACAGGATAAACCAGTAGTTATTCAAAGCTCCTCTTGATCTATTTTGCCATCTTTTAATTTTCTCACATGTACTTCATTCACAGCATCCTTAGCATGCCTGAAGAAGCACCTTCCACACCAACACACTCTCAGATACAACAATCTCCTAATCCAGTACTTTTTGATCACTCCCTTATTGCTTCATCTGGTAATTTAGCTTCAGGTAGTGAGAGGGGAAATGATTCAC is part of the Cannabis sativa cultivar Pink pepper isolate KNU-18-1 chromosome 5, ASM2916894v1, whole genome shotgun sequence genome and encodes:
- the LOC115715989 gene encoding cationic amino acid transporter 6, chloroplastic produces the protein MATTNLETSTTTTTTSSTTNIFFFSYYFKSFLQTPHRLRKRMLATWTPDQELNQVRQRSGADMKRKLKWYDLMALGVGGMLGVGVFVTTGQVTKNYSGPAVFISYIIAGVAALLSSLCYSEFSVQIPVAGGAFSYLRLTFGEYMGYFAGANILMEYVLSNAAVARSFTEYLCITFGEKPDSWRIGVEEFMKGYDKLDFTAVAIVLILTLCLCHSTKESSMLNLVMTVFHVVFFGFIIIGGFSKGRLENLVKPNGLAPHGIRSVVDGAAIVYFGYIGYDSASTMAEEIQNPSKSLPIGIVGSVVITSLVYCLMSFSLCLMVPYNEIEEKASFSMGFESIGWNWAGNVVGAGASLGIVASLLVAMLGQARYLCVIGRARLVPSWLAKVHPSTGTPMNATLFLGFCTASIALFTDLEIVVQMISIGTLVVFYLVANALIYRRYVIIGNNSSYKILFFLFLLSITAIGFSFSWKYYHWWGLLLFGGSNLTIVFLFQCYVKVPCVASFGWSVPYMPWPPALSIFLNAFLMTTLKKLSFQRFGIWTILITLFYMLYGVHRTYQAEETSTRHHDMVVIINNNNNNIDLISSHDQTNNNNNKLDNINNHQVMSVITQV